The nucleotide sequence AGAGCGCATCGGCAATGCCATACAGATTGACCTGAATCCCGAGCGTCTGAAGGTACCCCATCAGCGCCTCCGGGGTTTCGTTGTAGAGCGAGTTCGGCCGGCCCGGCTTGACGACGTAGTGTGGGTCCGAGAGGCCCGCCTCCTGGAGCCAGGGTGAGTGAATCCGCACGGTGTCATGGTCCCTCAGCAGGAGCCCCTCCACCTCACCGTCGTTCAGCACCAGCAAGACGTTCTGGCCGTGAATCTCCGGAAGGACACCATGCCGCAGCAGGCGCATCGCGAGGCCGAGGAACCGCGTGGATACCGAGCGGAACAGCTCCAACACCTCCGCTCGGCTCGCGCTGCCCTGGCCCCGTCGCGCCAGCCAGGACGTGAAGAGGTGTGCGTGTGAGGCTGTTCCGGGTTGAGCCAACGCGGACATGGGGACGAGCTGAACTCGACTGTCGCCCAGCAGCCGCGCCGGGTACTCCCGGATGAGGCAGGAGAGGTGCCGCGGCCGGTCTTCCCACCAGTCGCTGCCCGGTGGGTAGAAGGCAAACCAGACCGCCTCATCGCAGAGGTGGAGGCGCTCCCGGAGAATGGAATCCTTCATCAAGACCTGGTGGAGCAACTGCTGCCCCCGCTCGCCGTTCCGCATGGAGAGGGCGGAGAGGGAGCGGATGGCGCCGAGCGACTCGATGCCGATGGGCAGCTTGACGTGCCGGCCTCCCCCTCCGACCGGCGCCAGGGAGCGAAGTGACGAGCTGGCGACGTAGCCTCCGGCCTCGACCCGCAGCGGGACACAGATTGACGCCGCCACTTCCGGCTGGAGCTCGCGGGGAAGAATCCGCTCCATCTGCCAGGGGTGGACGGGCAGGGCCATGTAGTCCGCAGGACTCAGGCCGGCCTGCTCCATGGCGGCCATGACGGCCCTGGCCTCCGGCTCCGGGAGCAGCAGCTCAGAGGGACTCCGGCCCTGGACATCCCGCCCGAAGAGCAGATGGTCCCGCCGCACGGCCATCCATCGAAGGGTGACCTCCCGGTGGAACTCGGGGGCATAGCAACGGTACTCGGCCTCGTTCCATCCGACCTTCGCCTTGGCCACGGGGTGAAATGGCCTGTCGCGGAACGCCGCCCAGCGCTCGAGGTCGAGCAGGGAGGTCAGCCGCGGCGCGGGAAGGGTGTCCAGCGCCCCGTTGGAGAGCTCCCCTTGCGCGGCTGCCAGCCGAAGCTCGTCACACAGACGGCTCACGGAGCCCTCGTGAGGAGCAGCGCGGGCCAGGGCCCGCAGGAAGTCGACGGCGGAGAGCGGCCTCTCCACATGGGGCTCGCACTCCACTTCGATGACCGCGCCGGAGGAGGTGCGATACGGCTGTGTGACCGCGGGTGTGATGGGAATGAGGAGGAACCGCTTGCCGGGCTCCACCCAGAAGCGCAAGAGATGCGTGGAGGCCTCATCGCGCTCGGCGAGGGATGAGGAAGGCCCCGCGGCGCGGGTGTGCAGCTCGCTGCGGGTTGTAATCCCGAAGAGGTCCTCGGCCAGCAGCGTGTTCACCAGGTCGGTCATCACCTGCCGTTCCCCGGCCGCGCGTGTCAGGCTTCGCACAGGTAGACTCCCTCGGCGTAGAAACGAAGTGCCCCCAGTCGGTGCGCCACGAGCGCCTTCCATTCCGCTTCGGTGTCGGCGGGGCTGCGCAGCAACTCGAGCGGGATGCGCAGATTGAGGTATCGCCCCTGCACGACGAAGCGCGTGACGCCGGGAGGCATCCGCCTCCCCGCCGAGACGACGGCCTCCACTTCTTCGAGCGGGCACGCGGGGTAGCGGAGCAGCACCATGCCGGGTTCCGGGTGATGGACCGCTCCGTCGGGCACGCGCCGGACCGCCCCCGTGCCCGTGTATGCCTCGACCACGCGCTGCCAGGCCGGGAGGATGGAGAGGATGTCTCGTTCCGGCGTGGCCGCGTGGACCGGATGGCGCACCCCGGCGTCATCCACCACCTCGGCGAGGAGGCGCCCCGCGCACTCCACCGCCTGGCTCCACCTGAGTGAAGGATTCCGCCGCAACTCCGTCAGCCAAGGGCCCTTGGGCACGAGGTGGGTCCAGGCCTCGAGGCTGAATGCTCGAGGCTCGACCCACTGGACGGGAAGACGGACGCAGCCGAGCTCCCGCAGTGCCTGCGTCCGGTGCGCGCCGTCTAGAATCAGCGCGCGCCCATCCGCCATCAGCGTCCCCAGGAGGGGATGGCGGAGGACGCCTTCGGCCGCGATGGCCCGACAGGTTTCGTCGAGCCTGCTGGGCTCGTGCCCTTCATGGATGCACACTCGCTCCACGGGCATCAACCGCAGCTCGGGCAACTTCCCCGCCATCAGCACGCCCCACCCTCCAGGAAGATCTGCTCGGGGTGTGGATGGCTGAGGAAGTCGTGGTGTGAGATAGACCAGCCGTACGCTCCCGCATACAGGAAGAGGAGCACATCGCCGACGCGCACCCGCTCCACGGCGACGTCGTAGGCGAGCACATCCTTGGGCGTGCAGAGCTGCCCCACCACGGTGATGGTTCCGTCGCGCAGCTCCGGCCGCTCGATGGGGGAGGTCCACCCCTCCAACGGGACGAGCGTGAAGGGATGGCTGTGCTGCCAGGAAGAGGGCAACCGGAAGTGGTGCGTGCCGCCCCGGACGATGACGTAATCCTTGCCGTGGTTTCGCTTGATATCGAGGACCTCGACCGCGTAGGCGCCGCACGCCGCCGTCATGTACCGGCCGCACTCGAAGAGGATGGACGCGCCGGGTGGACACTCGTCGGGGAGCAGCTGGTTCAGCTCCGTGGTGAAGGCATCCCAATCGAACTGCTTGTCGAGCTGGTGGTAGTTGACCCCGAGCCCGCCGCCCGCATTGACGTAGGCAATGTCCAGGGAGAACCGAGCGGCCCAGGTCCGGGTGAGCCGCAGGTAGTGGGCCACGAGGTGGGCATGTCCCGTCGCATCCAGGTCGTTCGAAATCGAGTGGAAGTGGAACCCCCGCAGGCGCACGTGCTGGCACCGCTTCGCCAGTCCAATCACCGCTGGGATGTCCTCCTCATCGATGCCGAACTGGGTCGGCTTCCCCGCCATGTAGAGCGTCGCGCTGGGGAGCGGACCGCGCAGGTTGACGCGCAAGAGGACGTCCGCCACGCGCCCTGCCCTGCCCGCCAGGTACTCCACCCGCCGGAGCTCATGCGCGCTCTCCACGTGAATCAGGCTGACGCGGTGCTGGAGGGCACCCTCAATCTCCGCATCCGTCTTTCCTGGGCCACCGAAGAGGATGGGAGCGTCCGGCGCCACCGACCGGACCTTCTCCACCTCCCCGAGCGAGGCGACCTCGAAGCCGTGCACGATGGGGGCAAGCGCACGCAGGATGGGCTCTTCCGAGTTGGCCTTGACGGCGTAGAAGAGACGGCACGTGGCAGGCAGCGTTTCGATACACCGGGAGGCATGACGCTTCAGGTGCCCCAGGTCGTAGATGTAAGCGCACAGGGGGTGAGAGCGCTCCGCTTTCAGGGATTGGACCACCTTGCTGAGCTCTGTCATGGCGCACCCTCGGTGATGTCACGCTCCATACGCTCCATCAATAGCTGCTGGTAGGGTCGCAGGTGGGCCTGGAGGGCCCGGAACGACACGCCGCGCTCGTCACCCACGACGAACGTCCGCACCCCCTGCTGCCACCAGGAGAGGGAGTCTTCCATCGCCCTGGGGATGGCGCAGAAGGGGATGCCCCGTGCGCGGGCCGCCGCCTGGACCCGGTAGAGGGCTTCGCGCACCCGCGGGTGGCGCGTGCTCCAGGGAATGCCGAGCGACTGCGACAGGTCCGCCGCGCCCTCGAGCACGAGGTCCACGCCGGGCACCTGGAGGATGGCTTCGATGTCCTCCACCCCTGCCTGGTCTTCAATCATCACCACGACCAGCGTCTCGGCGTTCGCCTGCTTGACGTATTCCTGGAGGTTCACCCCTCCGAAGCGCGCCGCCCGTCCGGTCCCCATGCCGCGCTCACCCTCCGGGTGGTAGCGGCTCGCTCGCACCGCCCGCTCGGCGTCCGCGGCCCCGCGCACGCGTGGCACCACCACGCCCTGCGCTCCCGCATCGAGCGCCCGCAGGATGGGCCCCGGGGCGTTCTCCGACACCCGAACCAGCGGCGTCAGCCCGACGACCTCCGCCGCACGCACCATGTTCTCCAGCGTCTCCGGGTTCACCAGCGTGTGCTCGGTGTCGATGATGACGAAGTCGAATCCCGCGCAGCCAATCATCTCCACCACCATCGGCGAGGGGGTGGAGCAGAAGATGCCGAAGACGGGATGCTGCTTCGCGAACGCCTGCTTCAGCTTGTTGGGTCGAATCATCGGTGTACCGCCTCCATGCCCTCCTGGGGCGCGAGCGCGTTGCGTACGGGGTGCATGCGCACCTCGGTGTCCGGGTACAGGCGGCGCAGGGCGAGCTGCTCGACCTGGGTGGTTGGCGCGAAGAGGTCGAAGAGGGCGAAGCGCTCCCGGTGCGCGGGAAAGCGGCGCTGGTATGCGAGGATGACCTCGCGCGCGAGCCCCCAGAAATGGCGCTCCTCGAAGCCGAGGTGGTCCGCGAGGAAGAGCGCGAGCTCTCCCAGGTTGATGAAGAAGAACGCGTCGTGGACGAAGTCGCGGACCTCCGCCGGGTCCTCTGTCTGGATGTACGAGTTGCGGTTCACGCGCGCGTGGGAGGCCGGCGTGGCGCGGAGCACGGGCCTTCGCTCCGGGTGGGCGAGGTGGGCTGGCGAGAAGCGGATGCCGTCGTGGAAGTCCTTGAGCGCCACCCGCCGAGGGAGCCCTCCGGCGTGGAGCAGGACCATGTTCTGCGCATGGGCCTCGAGCGCGATGCCATGCGCATACAGCAGGTGGATGAGCGGCAGGACGCTCACCTCCAGGAGCTGACGCACCCACGGCTCCGGCCCGAACCGCCGCACCCACGGCTCAATCAGCGGGCGGCCATCGGCGTCGAGGTGGCACAGGCCGGTGAAGGGCAGCGCCTCCTCGCCGGCGTCGAGGAAGGGGTGGAGGCTCTCTCGCCAGATGCACGCGAGGATGCCGGAGGTCCGCGCCCGCAGCGGCTCCGGGCGCTGCGCTTCGAAGGAGATGCCCAGCACCTCCCGGAGGAGGACGGTCCGCAGCTCGTCCCGGAGGTAGGTGTCCTCGCGAGCGATGCCGGAGAGCCAGTCGGAGATGGGAGCCGCGTTCTCCACGGTGTGCGACGCGAGGGTGCGCGCGGTGGAGGTGTTGAGGATGCTCAACGCCAGCTTGAGGGACGCATTCTCCGGGTGGCTGCGGTTGGCGAGGGTCCGGATGGACTGCTGGGGCGTGTAGAAGTCATCCGCCTCCCCGAGCATCACGAGGCGGGCGTCCCGCAGCTCCGGGAAGAGTGTGGAGAGGACCTGCTCCCGCCACTGCCAGGGGTGGACGGGGAGGAGGACGTAGTCATCGGGGGCCAGGCCCCGCTCGAGGAGCATCCGACGGAAGCGCGTCCGCGTGGCCTCCGTCAGCTCGCGGGCGAGGAGCTTCCGGGGCTCCGTCCCGGCGGAGGCCGTGCCGCGGGTCCACTCCCGGTGGGCCGCGAGCCACAGCGGCCGCAGCTCGGGCGTGAACTCCGGGCCAAAGGAGAGGTGGTCCACGGCGTCGAAGCCGATGCGGGACTTGTAGGACGGGTGGTAGGGGTGGCCGTCCATCAGCTCGCCCTCGAGCGCGTCGTAGGGGAGGCTCCGCAGGGTGCGGCCAGCGCGGCTCCGCCGATGCTGCGCGAGCGTGTCCTTGAGGTGCGTCTGCTCCAGCTCGTGGACGAAGTGCGCCAGGCGCTCCGGGTCTGCGCCGAGGGACGCACGCAGCTCCGAGAGGAACCGCGCGAAGGACTCCGCCTCGCCCACCTCGCCTCCATGGACACGCAGGATGGGGCCGGGGCCGAGTCGGATGCGCTCGAAGCTCCAGCGGCGCCGCCCCTGGCACTCGTAGCGGACAGGCCTGCCCGCATCATCCTCCCCGTGGAACCGGAAGCGCAGCTGCTCGCCGTCCGGCTCACTCTCCGGCTGAAGCGCTCCCTCGTAGAGGAGTGCTTCCACCAACTGCCGGAAGATGCGCCGCCGCACCTTGATGAACTGCTCGGACCGGAGGGCCGCTTCCAGGTCCAACAGGTCCTGGGAAAGTGACACTCCGGCGTCACCGCTGGGAGCGCGTGCCGTCAGCTCCATCGGGGCACCTCCTGCTCACGAATGGGGTTGGGGACGTCGAGGTAGAGCGGTCGCTCCCCCCGCTCCCGGAAGCGACTGGTCAGGTTGGCCTTGGCCGGGAGGGTGGGCCCGGCGAGGAGCGCTTCCAGGTAGGGCGCGCCACCCGTCGCGCGGAGCGAGAGGGCGTTGCTCTCGAGGACGTTCCGCACCACCTTCCAGAGCCTGGGCTCGTCACTCGAGCCGTGGAGGGCCAGAGTCACGAGCAGGTGGCTCAGGTGGTTGACGAAGAAGTAGTACGCGAGCCGCTGCCACGCCTCTGTGTCGTCGTAGAGCGCCGAGTGGGTCTCTGTCAGGCAACCGGCGTCGTGGAACCCCCGCGCCGCCGCGCGGTCACGGCTCAGGCTCGCGCCCTCGAGGTCGCGCACGAGGAAGCGCTCCGGCCACCCGTCCTTCAGGGTCAACAGCGAGTTCTGCACGTGGGCTTCGAGGCTGAGCCCTTCCTCGATGAAGAGCCGCAGCAGCGGCATCATGGAGATCTGGAGATAGCGCCGAAGCCAGGCCTCCACGCCCAAGGGCTTCAAGGGGCCAGAAGCGACTCCCGTGGCCCTCCGGACGGCCCGCATGATGGCCGGCTCGCCGTGGCCGGGAGCGGGCTCCAGCAGCGCCGCGACCACCAGGGGCGCGGGGGTCTGGGCGCAGGGACGCGCATCGCGGAACAGCACCGCCGTGTGCTCGGCGAGGGCGTGCCGCTCCTCGGGTGCCCAGTCCCGGGGAGCGAGCGCGCGGTAGCCCGTCTCGAGGAGGATGGAGAAGTCCGGCTGAGGCGCCCGTGCCTGGAGCAGCGCGACCACGCGGCTGATGCCCAGGCTGCGCTGAAGCTGCTCCGGCGGGTTGACGCGCACCATGTTGGTGATTCGAACGCCGAGCGGAAGCTTGAAGAAGAAGGGGTCCCCTTCCGCGAGCACGGTGCGCACCGACGAGGTGGGGTGGACGCTCTTCCCAAGAGGCCCGAGGTGGACCACGCGTTGCTCCTCGAGCAGCCGCCGGAACCCGGGAAGGCCGTGCAGGTGACGCACCTGCCAGGGGTGGCACGGGAGCAGGCTCCACCCGCCGTGGGTGGAAGTCAGCAGCGCGGCGGCCTCCTCACGGACCGCCGCCGGCAGGACGTTCTCCCCTGCCCCTGGCAGGAAATCCTCCTCGATGAGCTCCGGCGACGCAGCCAGGTAGTGGAGCGGGAAGGTGGCCCCCAGCTCTGGCGCGTATTGCTCCAGGTCCGAAGGGGTGAAGCCCTCCGAGCTCTTCGGCGTCGGATGGAACGGGTGTCCGAAGAGGATGCGCTGTTCGGCGGCCAGAAAGGCACTGGGGCCTTCGCCGTCCGACGGCCATGGCTCGCGCTGCGCGCTCCGGTCCAGGTACAGCGCGGTCTTGTCGACGCTGTTCTGGATGTGGCGAAGCAGGGCGTCCATGCGCCGCTCGCGGACGACGGGCTCCGCCTCCTCGCTGGCCAGCTCCGCCACGAGGATTCGCGCCAGGTGCAGGGCACCGTCCACCCTGCGGCCCGGCACACCCGTTGCCGAGCATTGCCAGAGAACGGGGCCGTACCGGTGGTGGCCCGAAGGCGAGCCGCGGCGCAGCGTACCGAGGAGGAGCTGCCCCGTGCGGGGGAGCTCTACACGCAACGGGCAGCCATCCGCGCACAGCTCCTCGTGGAGGCCGCTGGGGAGGGGCAGTGCCCGCAGTTGCTCCAGGGTGATGCGAGGAGTTGCGAGGCCCGTCTCGCGCAAATAGCTGTTGAGCAGCCGCTCGGTGGCAGCGTGTTCGGCCAGGGCATACCCGGATGGGGGCCGTGGGGCCATGGCCGGCACTGGCGAGGGCGGAGTCACTCGAGGCTCAGCCACGTTCCGACCTCGGCATCGACGGCCTTCTGGTAGACGGCCTGGGCGCACGCGATGTCCTCGATGGCCATCCCCATCGGGTTGAGGAGGATGATTTCGTCCGCCGACTCACGCCCCGGGCGCCGGCCGATGACGATTTCCCCCAGCTCCGCATGGAGCTGCTCTCGCGAGAAGCGGCCCTCGAGCACGAGCTGGTTGATGGTCTTCTTCTCGCGGTTGGACTGCTCCCAGTCGTCCACCACGACCTTGTCCACCTGGAGGAACACCTCCTTGTGCACGTCCATGATGGAGACGTTGCTGACGAACGTGCCTCGGGCCAGCCACTCGAACGGGATGTACGGCTCGGCCGCGACGGTGCAGGTCACCACCATCTCCGCGCGCCGGATGGCCTGCTCCGCGGACGCGGCGATGAGGAACTCCACCCGCGGGAAGCGCTGCTGCAGCTCCTCCCGGAGCCGCGCGGAGGCGACCGGTGAGAGGTCGAAGAGGGAGATGATGGCGATGGAAGGGAACTGCTCGAGGAGTGTCGTGAGCTGCATCCGGGCGATGGGACCGCACCCGATACAGGCCACGTGCTGGAATCCCTCGCGCGCGAGGAAGCGAGCCGCCACGGCGGTCACCGCGGCGGTGCGCATCCCTGAGATGAGGCTGCCCTCCATGATGGCGATGGGGTAGTGCGTCTCGGCGTCGTTGAGCACGATGAGCGCGCTGGCGCGCTCCAGCCCGTGGCGGGAGGGGTTGTCGTGCTTGCTGCCAATCCACTTCAGCCCCGCCATGGGCGCCGCGCCGCCCAGGTAGGCAGGCATGGCGATGATGCGGTCGGCGATGTGCCCCTCGGCGCCGCGCCAGCGCAGGTATGGCTTCAGCGGCTGGACGAATTCTTTAGCCGCGTGGCGGGACAGTGCGTGGTGGATGGCGTCCACGTACAGAGTGGAGGTGTCGCCTCCCAGGTGGAGGATGTCGGACTTGCTCAGGTAGAGCAGCCCCTTCGTGCGGGGGGTCATGAGGATGCGCTCCTTCTCACTCAGGCGGATTGCGCCTTGCGTGGGGGAATGGACAGGGGATGCGGGACTGTCATGGGGACCTGCTGCTCGGCGCGGAGGCGGATTTTCGACAGCCAGTCTTCGTCGGAGAGCAGGTCCAGGTAGCGCTCCCCTCGGTCTGGAAACAGGGTCAGCACCCGGCTGCCAGCGGGCAACGTGGGCTCGAGCTTGCGGATGGCGGCGACAACCGCCCCCGAGGACCCGCCGGCGAAGATGCCCTCATGGGTGAGCAGCTCGCGACACCCCATGACGGACTCCCAGTCGTTGACCAGGATGAACTCGTCGATTTCCTCTCTGCACAGCAGCTCGGGGACGCGGCTCGAGCCAATGCCAGGCAAATCTCGTGGGGCCGGCTGCGTGCCGAAGATGACGGAGCCCACCGCGTCCACCGCGATGACGCGCAGCCGCGGGAATTCCTTCCGGAGCCGCCTTGCGAGCCCCAGGATGGTGCCGGTGGTGCTCACCGAAGCCACCAGGTAGTCGATGGGAGCGTCGAGTTCCTCGACGATTTCGCTGCCCGCGCCGTGGAAGTGTGCCTGCCAGTTGAGCTCGTTCGCGTACTGGTTGATCCACACGCTGCCGGGCATCGTTGCCAGCAGCTCTTGCACCCGACGAATGCGAGTCTTCAGGTAGCCGCCCTGGTCGTCCGGCTCGGTGACCATGTCGATGCGGGCGCCGAAGGACTTCAGGATGCGCAGGTTGGTCTGCGAAATCTTCGGGTCCACCACGCTGGTGAAGGTCAGCCCATGGATGCGTGCCACCATCGCCAGGGCAATGCCTAGATTCCCGGACGTGCTCTCGACCAGGTGCGTCCCCTGACGAATGGTGCCGTCCTTCAACCCCTGCTCGACGATGAAGCGTGCGGGCCGGTCCTTCACGCTCCCACCCGGGTTGAGCAACTCGAGCTTCGCGATGACCGAGGGCCCACGCTCGGGCGGGAACAGCCGGCGGAGGTGGACCAACGGCGTCTTGCCAATGCAACTGGCCACGGAGTCATGGACCATGGATGGAACCCTTCAGATCCCGGGCACCACTTCGCGCCGGACTGGAATTTGATAATGATAACGATTCTCAAAATCGTTTCGGGGTAAACAGGTATCCCGGTTCGAGCGGAGCTGTCAAGAAACGTTTGGACGCGCGGCGATGGCTCGAGCAACGAGCTGAGACGCGACGGTGACACTCCGACACCACGTGCAGGGCGCAGGGTGCGGTGAGCGTCAAGGAAGTTGTCACGTGAATGGGTTCAGCCGATTGGAGTTGCCCACGTCAAACCAGACAGCTCAGGGTTGAGAGTTGGCAGTGTAGAACTCGCGGGGTTACTGCATCTTGAGGCCCCGGTCGGGTGGCAGCGATTGTAGTCATCAAACGGCAGTGGAGCCGACCCTGAGCGTCGGATGAACTATCAATGCAGCAACAGGTAGGCGGGTTGGCTGGCGGCAGTGGAGCAAGATTCTGGTGGGTTACACCACCGGAGGTCTGCCGATGCCGAAGGTGATTCTGGATGTACCAGGGGAGGTTGCAGAGAAGCTGCGCGCCATGGAAGCCAAG is from Pyxidicoccus xibeiensis and encodes:
- a CDS encoding IucA/IucC family protein encodes the protein MRSLTRAAGERQVMTDLVNTLLAEDLFGITTRSELHTRAAGPSSSLAERDEASTHLLRFWVEPGKRFLLIPITPAVTQPYRTSSGAVIEVECEPHVERPLSAVDFLRALARAAPHEGSVSRLCDELRLAAAQGELSNGALDTLPAPRLTSLLDLERWAAFRDRPFHPVAKAKVGWNEAEYRCYAPEFHREVTLRWMAVRRDHLLFGRDVQGRSPSELLLPEPEARAVMAAMEQAGLSPADYMALPVHPWQMERILPRELQPEVAASICVPLRVEAGGYVASSSLRSLAPVGGGGRHVKLPIGIESLGAIRSLSALSMRNGERGQQLLHQVLMKDSILRERLHLCDEAVWFAFYPPGSDWWEDRPRHLSCLIREYPARLLGDSRVQLVPMSALAQPGTASHAHLFTSWLARRGQGSASRAEVLELFRSVSTRFLGLAMRLLRHGVLPEIHGQNVLLVLNDGEVEGLLLRDHDTVRIHSPWLQEAGLSDPHYVVKPGRPNSLYNETPEALMGYLQTLGIQVNLYGIADALSRSYAIHEAEFFRVLGSSLSQAVDSAGFSVGARAVVEKALFQDPEWPVKMVLAPLLGRSGPAGSSMPSGWGKTGNPFRWMAP
- a CDS encoding ParB N-terminal domain-containing protein encodes the protein MLMAGKLPELRLMPVERVCIHEGHEPSRLDETCRAIAAEGVLRHPLLGTLMADGRALILDGAHRTQALRELGCVRLPVQWVEPRAFSLEAWTHLVPKGPWLTELRRNPSLRWSQAVECAGRLLAEVVDDAGVRHPVHAATPERDILSILPAWQRVVEAYTGTGAVRRVPDGAVHHPEPGMVLLRYPACPLEEVEAVVSAGRRMPPGVTRFVVQGRYLNLRIPLELLRSPADTEAEWKALVAHRLGALRFYAEGVYLCEA
- a CDS encoding type III PLP-dependent enzyme, producing the protein MTELSKVVQSLKAERSHPLCAYIYDLGHLKRHASRCIETLPATCRLFYAVKANSEEPILRALAPIVHGFEVASLGEVEKVRSVAPDAPILFGGPGKTDAEIEGALQHRVSLIHVESAHELRRVEYLAGRAGRVADVLLRVNLRGPLPSATLYMAGKPTQFGIDEEDIPAVIGLAKRCQHVRLRGFHFHSISNDLDATGHAHLVAHYLRLTRTWAARFSLDIAYVNAGGGLGVNYHQLDKQFDWDAFTTELNQLLPDECPPGASILFECGRYMTAACGAYAVEVLDIKRNHGKDYVIVRGGTHHFRLPSSWQHSHPFTLVPLEGWTSPIERPELRDGTITVVGQLCTPKDVLAYDVAVERVRVGDVLLFLYAGAYGWSISHHDFLSHPHPEQIFLEGGAC
- a CDS encoding HpcH/HpaI aldolase family protein; amino-acid sequence: MIRPNKLKQAFAKQHPVFGIFCSTPSPMVVEMIGCAGFDFVIIDTEHTLVNPETLENMVRAAEVVGLTPLVRVSENAPGPILRALDAGAQGVVVPRVRGAADAERAVRASRYHPEGERGMGTGRAARFGGVNLQEYVKQANAETLVVVMIEDQAGVEDIEAILQVPGVDLVLEGAADLSQSLGIPWSTRHPRVREALYRVQAAARARGIPFCAIPRAMEDSLSWWQQGVRTFVVGDERGVSFRALQAHLRPYQQLLMERMERDITEGAP
- a CDS encoding IucA/IucC family protein, which encodes MELTARAPSGDAGVSLSQDLLDLEAALRSEQFIKVRRRIFRQLVEALLYEGALQPESEPDGEQLRFRFHGEDDAGRPVRYECQGRRRWSFERIRLGPGPILRVHGGEVGEAESFARFLSELRASLGADPERLAHFVHELEQTHLKDTLAQHRRSRAGRTLRSLPYDALEGELMDGHPYHPSYKSRIGFDAVDHLSFGPEFTPELRPLWLAAHREWTRGTASAGTEPRKLLARELTEATRTRFRRMLLERGLAPDDYVLLPVHPWQWREQVLSTLFPELRDARLVMLGEADDFYTPQQSIRTLANRSHPENASLKLALSILNTSTARTLASHTVENAAPISDWLSGIAREDTYLRDELRTVLLREVLGISFEAQRPEPLRARTSGILACIWRESLHPFLDAGEEALPFTGLCHLDADGRPLIEPWVRRFGPEPWVRQLLEVSVLPLIHLLYAHGIALEAHAQNMVLLHAGGLPRRVALKDFHDGIRFSPAHLAHPERRPVLRATPASHARVNRNSYIQTEDPAEVRDFVHDAFFFINLGELALFLADHLGFEERHFWGLAREVILAYQRRFPAHRERFALFDLFAPTTQVEQLALRRLYPDTEVRMHPVRNALAPQEGMEAVHR
- a CDS encoding IucA/IucC family protein, whose product is MAEPRVTPPSPVPAMAPRPPSGYALAEHAATERLLNSYLRETGLATPRITLEQLRALPLPSGLHEELCADGCPLRVELPRTGQLLLGTLRRGSPSGHHRYGPVLWQCSATGVPGRRVDGALHLARILVAELASEEAEPVVRERRMDALLRHIQNSVDKTALYLDRSAQREPWPSDGEGPSAFLAAEQRILFGHPFHPTPKSSEGFTPSDLEQYAPELGATFPLHYLAASPELIEEDFLPGAGENVLPAAVREEAAALLTSTHGGWSLLPCHPWQVRHLHGLPGFRRLLEEQRVVHLGPLGKSVHPTSSVRTVLAEGDPFFFKLPLGVRITNMVRVNPPEQLQRSLGISRVVALLQARAPQPDFSILLETGYRALAPRDWAPEERHALAEHTAVLFRDARPCAQTPAPLVVAALLEPAPGHGEPAIMRAVRRATGVASGPLKPLGVEAWLRRYLQISMMPLLRLFIEEGLSLEAHVQNSLLTLKDGWPERFLVRDLEGASLSRDRAAARGFHDAGCLTETHSALYDDTEAWQRLAYYFFVNHLSHLLVTLALHGSSDEPRLWKVVRNVLESNALSLRATGGAPYLEALLAGPTLPAKANLTSRFRERGERPLYLDVPNPIREQEVPRWS
- the sbnB gene encoding 2,3-diaminopropionate biosynthesis protein SbnB, which codes for MTPRTKGLLYLSKSDILHLGGDTSTLYVDAIHHALSRHAAKEFVQPLKPYLRWRGAEGHIADRIIAMPAYLGGAAPMAGLKWIGSKHDNPSRHGLERASALIVLNDAETHYPIAIMEGSLISGMRTAAVTAVAARFLAREGFQHVACIGCGPIARMQLTTLLEQFPSIAIISLFDLSPVASARLREELQQRFPRVEFLIAASAEQAIRRAEMVVTCTVAAEPYIPFEWLARGTFVSNVSIMDVHKEVFLQVDKVVVDDWEQSNREKKTINQLVLEGRFSREQLHAELGEIVIGRRPGRESADEIILLNPMGMAIEDIACAQAVYQKAVDAEVGTWLSLE
- the sbnA gene encoding 2,3-diaminopropionate biosynthesis protein SbnA codes for the protein MVHDSVASCIGKTPLVHLRRLFPPERGPSVIAKLELLNPGGSVKDRPARFIVEQGLKDGTIRQGTHLVESTSGNLGIALAMVARIHGLTFTSVVDPKISQTNLRILKSFGARIDMVTEPDDQGGYLKTRIRRVQELLATMPGSVWINQYANELNWQAHFHGAGSEIVEELDAPIDYLVASVSTTGTILGLARRLRKEFPRLRVIAVDAVGSVIFGTQPAPRDLPGIGSSRVPELLCREEIDEFILVNDWESVMGCRELLTHEGIFAGGSSGAVVAAIRKLEPTLPAGSRVLTLFPDRGERYLDLLSDEDWLSKIRLRAEQQVPMTVPHPLSIPPRKAQSA